One Megalops cyprinoides isolate fMegCyp1 chromosome 4, fMegCyp1.pri, whole genome shotgun sequence genomic window carries:
- the cux2b gene encoding homeobox protein cut-like 2 — protein MAADVGSMFQYWKKFDLRRLQKELNSVASELAGRQEESEISHKHLLELSREFKRNVPEEVREMVAPVLKSFQAQVVALNKRSKEAESAFLGVYKQLIEAPDPAPVLEATHTLEERLQQLHSSDPGSRPLVVEISRHWRRHLECLAKPDNTEEVPAGVAGGASSREPCATPPNSTHTLRGAVSPQLNHDGRREGDTEETETTLAVRLGEAEEKIRVLHSALTTTQTELLELRCKYDEEMASKAEEVSLIMANLEKANQRAETAQREVERLREQLASANSAAQVRCHLSEGTSGEKVESECAPSRLESALMAKDREVLRLLENVQRLQFTLQEVQETSANRIAELERRLAYKTEAIEKLEAKLQSQVDYEEIKTELSILKAMKLASANGGSSQESSKAAEALLLDKEAFLSSHKYLVEKSRVLHSNDEDQSDESGKEAGRPVGSYSSPQRALQMEGRASSSPVPPVASGSASAHDLSRPFSVSPFPGEKLGGDHLLQKQLLSPLFKKEGGTLMAFPTALYAAKAALMSSNQGSAGSGGGEAGPPSDQSESGSSGTGDEDQLDTAEIAYQVKEQLLKHNIGQRVFGHYVLGLSQGSVSEILARPKPWRKLTVKGKEPFIKMKQFLSDEQNILALRTIQVRQRGSITPRIRTPETGSDDAIKNILEQAKKEIQSQRGGDGKSVGSSSARSSNGGSSSSDDTIKSILEQARREMQAQQQALLEMEVCGRGAAAGVAVGAGSGGQGERPALSETARGPQLSAFIKQEDGGVAAGAAGAACTVNPISSPQTPLSVLSPAAFVQNIIRKVKSEIGEAGAYFDQHWSAERSGVLVGGVGGGGGGGSRPFTSVSPSLSSSSSSGHSALTRPWPRPENGESLPNSEEASAAEEEAGRPVEVKVEPEVSVVGDAPCPGRLSYYPAYIPRTLKPTVPPLTPEQYEMYMYREVDTIELTRQVKEKLAKNGICQRIFGEKVLGLSQGSVSDMLSRPKPWSKLTQKGREPFIRMQLWLLDQLGQGLSQPANHSLSLDKSPATARSSPSPPPSPEENQPSPLVEPVSLALESSKENQQPEGLGPGSEQPGGKSTPSLLSTQHPHTSLGIQELVAMSPELDTYCITKRVKEVLTDNNLGQRLFGESILGLTQGSVSDLLSRPKPWHKLSLKGREPFVRMQLWLNDPHNVDKLRDMKKMEKKAYLKRRYGLLSAGSDSDSPSARSDCVSPGLTAMDLCPFGQAKKPRVVLAAEEKEALKKAYLLEPYPSQHTIEMLASQLNLKTNTVINWFHNYRSRMRREVLMEGLQDNDTDAELANFSTPPARSPASDSEDRGRLLPSHSPHYSRLPSTVKGQLIVKQEASELEDEEEGEEEEGPAREGYMKHPKTKCVSTGMQFPLLKTEREEQAACYRELSQHCPKSLKEEGAMCSQVPGAFPGSLSPDSPQRAGQSRQEGDDPDKSSVDPVSFKASSEPSRSSLEVSLNSPSAASSPGLMMSVSPVPSSSAPISPSPPNPAAAAPPGHGGSDPSPPQLNPPKLNKSTQRRNEKMANLNNIIHRLERAANREETLEWEF, from the exons ATCCAGCCCCCGTGTTAGAGGCCACACACACTCTGGAGGAGCGGCTTCAGCAGCTGCACAGCTCAGATCCCGGCAGTCGGCCCCTGGTCGTGGAGATTAGCAGGCACTGGAGAAGACACCTGGAGTGTCTTGCCAAACCAG aCAACACGGAGGAAGTGCCAGCCGGAGTGGCAGGGGGGGCATCGTCACGGGAACCCTGCGCGACCCCCCCCAACAGCACACATACGCTCAGAGGCGCAGTGTCTCCCCAGCTCAACCACGATGGCCGGAGAGAGGG GGACACTGAGGAGACAGAGACCACCTTGGCTGTAAGACTTGGGGAAGCTGAAGAGAAGATCAGAGTGCTTCACTCAG CCCTGACCACCACCCAGACGGAGCTGCTGGAGCTACGGTGTAAATACGACGAGGAGATGGCCTCCAA GGCCGAAGAGGTCAGCCTGATCATGGCGAACCTGGAGAAGGCCAACCAG AGGGCAGAAACGGCCCAGAGGGAGGTGGAAAGACTGAGAGAACAGCTGGCCAGTGCCAACAGTGCTGCCCAAGTGAGGTGCCATCTGTCAGAGGGCACCAGCGGG GAGAAGGTGGAGTCGGAGTGTGCGCCGTCCCGGCTGGAGTCCGCCCTGATGGCGAAAGACAGGGAGGTCCTGCGTCTGCTGGAGAACGTGCAGAGGCTCCAGTTCACCTTACAGGAAGTCCAGGAGACCTCGGCCAATCGGATCGCGGAGCTGGAGCGCCGATTGGCCTATAAAACGGAAGCTATCGAG AAACTGGAAGCCAAGCTGCAGTCCCAAGTGGATTATGAGGAGATTAAAACGGAGCTCAG CATCCTGAAAGCAATGAAGCTGGCGTCGGCGAACGGCGGCTCGTCACAG GAATCCTCTAAGGCTGccgaggcactgctgctggacaaAGAGgccttcctgtcctctcacAAGTACCTGGTGGAGAAGTCCAGGGTCTTGCATAGTAATG ATGAGGATCAGTCTGATGAGTCGGGGAAGGAGGCTGGAAGGCCCGTGGGGTCCTACTCCTCCCCTCAGAGGGCCTTACAGATGGAGGGACGGGCCTCCTCCAGCCCCGTGCCACCTGTGGCTAGCGGCAGCGCCTCCGCCCACGACCTGTCCCGCCCCTTCTCCGTCTCGCCCTTCCCGGGCGAGAAGCTGGGCGGAGACCACCTCCTGCAGAagcagctcctctctcctctcttcaaGAAGGAGGGCGGCACCCTCATGGCCTTCCCCACGGCCCTCTACGCGGCAAAAGCCGCCCTCATGTCGTCCAATCAGGGCTCTGCGGGGTCCGGGGGCGGGGAGGCGGGGCCGCCCAGCGACCAATCGGAGAGCGGGAGCTCGGGCACTGGAGACGAGGACCAGCTAGACACGGCGGAGATCGCCTACCAGGTGAAGGAGCAGCTCCTGAAGCACAACATCGGGCAGCGGGTCTTCGGCCACTACGTCCTGGGCCTGTCCCAGGGCTCGGTCAGCGAGATCCTGGCCAGGCCCAAGCCCTGGAGGAAGCTGACCGTCAAGGGCAAGGAGCCCTTCATCAAGATGAAGCAGTTCCTGTCGGACGAGCAGAACATCCTGGCCCTGAGGACCATCCAAGTGCGCCAGCGAG GGAGCATCACTCCCCGCATCCGAACTCCAGAAACTGGGTCAGACGACGCCATCAAGAACATCCTGGAGCAGGCCAAGAAGGAGATCCAGTCCCAGAGAGGAG GTGATGGGAAGTCTGTGGGCAGCTCGTCCGCCAGAAGCAGCAacggcggcagcagcagctcagacgACACCATCAAGAGCATCCTGGAGCAGGCGCGACGTGAGATGCAGGCACAGCagcaggccctgctggagaTGGAGGTGTGCGGGCGGGGTGCAGCCGCGGGCGTGGCCGTCGGGGCCGGCTCGGGGGGCCAGGGGGAGCGGCCGGCCCTCTCCGAAACCGCCCGGGGGCCGCAGCTGTCGGCCTTCATCAAGCAGGAGGACGGGGGCGTGGCGGCGGGGGCAGCGGGGGCGGCGTGCACAGTCAACCCCATCAGCAGCCCGCAGACCCCGCTGAGCGTCCTGTCCCCTGCTGCCTTCGTCCAGAACATCATTCGCAAGGTGAAATCCGAGATCGGCGAGGCGGGCGCCTACTTCGACCAGCACTGGTCGGCCGAGCGGAGCGGCGTGCTGGTGGGCGGGGTcggcggcggcgggggcggcggcTCTCGCCCCTTCACCTCTGTCTCGCCCTCCctgtcctcgtcctcgtcctcggGCCACTCTGCCCTGACCCgcccctggccccgccctgAGAACGGCGAGAGCCTGCCCAACAGCGAAGAGGCTTCGGCTGCCGAGGAGGAGGCGGGCCGGCCGGTGGAGGTGAAGGTGGAGCCGGAGGTTTCGGTGGTGGGGGACGCCCCCTGCCCGGGGCGGCTGTCCTACTACCCCGCCTACATCCCGCGCACGCTCAAGCCCACGGTGCCGCCGCTGACCCCGGAGCAGTATGAGATGTACATGTACCGTGAGGTGGACACCATCGAGCTCACGCGGCAGGTCAAGGAGAAGCTGGCCAAGAACGGAATCTGCCAGAGAATCTTCGGAGAAAAG GTTCTGGGCCTGTCTCAGGGCAGCGTGAGCGACATGCTGTCTCGACCCAAACCCTGGAGCAAGCTGACCCAGAAGGGCCGGGAGCCTTTCATCAGAATGCAGCTGTGGCTGCTGGATCAGCTGGGTCAAGGCCTGAGCCAGCCGGCCAATCACAGCCTCTCCTTGG ACAAGAGTCCCGCCACGGCCCGCTCCTCgccttccccaccccccagcccgGAGGAGAACCAGCCCAGCCCGCTGGTGGAGCCTGTCAGCCTGGCGCTGGAGAGCAGCAAGGAGAACCAGCAGCCGGAGGGCCTGGGACCCGGATCCGAGCAGCCAGGGGGCAAGTCCACCCCGAGCCTGCTCTCCACGCAACACCCCCACACCTCGCTGGGCATCCAGGAGCTGGTGGCCATGTCCCCTGAGCTGGACACCTATTGCATCACCAAGAGGGTGAAGGAGGTTCTGACGGACAACAACCTGG GCCAGCGTCTGTTCGGGGAGAGCATCCTGGGCCTGACCCAGGGCTCGGTGTCCGACCTTCTCTCCAGGCCCAAACCCTGGCACAAGCTGAGCCTGAAAGGCCGTGAGCCCTTTGTCCGTATGCAGCTGTGGCTCAACGACCCTCACAACGTGGACAAGCTGAGGGACATGAAAAAGATGGAGAAGAAAG CTTACCTGAAGCGTCGGTACGGTCTGCTGAGTGCGGGGTCGGACAGCGACTCGCCCAGCGCCCGCTCTGACTGTGTGAGCCCCGGGCTGACCGCCATGGACCTGTGCCCCTTTGGCCAGGCCAAGAAGCCGCGCGTGGTGCTGGCGGCCGAGGAGAAGGAGGCCCTGAAGAAAGCCTACCTCTTGGAGCCCTACCCCTCCCAGCACACCATCGAGATGCTGGCCTCTCAGCTCAACCTAAAGACCAACACCGTCATCAACTGGTTCCACAACTACAG gTCCCGCATGCGGCGTGAGGTGTTGATGGAGGGGCTTCAGGACAACGACACGGACGCCGAGCTGGCCAACTTCTCTACGCCCCCCGCCCGCAGCCCCGCCTCCGACAGCGAGGACAGGGGCCGGCTGCTCCCCAGCCACAGCCCCCACTACAGCCGCCTGCCCAGCACCGTCAAGGGCCAGCTCATCGTCAAACAGGAGGCCAGCGAGctggaggacgaggaggagggggaggaagaggaggggccgGCGAGGGAGGGGTACATGAAGCACCCTAAAACCAAGTGCGTTTCCACGGGAATGCAGTTCCCCCTGTTGAAAACGGAGCGGGAGGAGCAGGCAGCCTGCTACAGGGAGCTCTCCCAGCACTGTCCCAAGAGCCTCAAGGAGGAGGGGGCAATGTGCAGCCAGGTCCCCGGGGCCTTCCCAGGATCCCTTTCCCCCGACAGCCCCCAGAGGGCAGGCCAGTCCCGGCAGGAGGGTGATGACCCCGACAAATCGTCCGTGGACCCGGTCAGCTTCAAGGCGTCCTCAGAGCCGTCTCGCAGCAGCCTGGAGGTGTCGCTCAACTCGCCCTCTGCCGCCTCCTCGCCCGGGCTCATGATGTCCGTCTCGCCCGTACCGTCTTCCTCCGCCCCCATCTCGCCATCCCCGCCCAACCCCGCAGCGGCGGCCCCGCCCGGCCACGGCGGCTCGGACCCCTCCCCTCCGCAACTGAACCCCCCCAAACTGAACAAGAGCACTCAGAGACGCAACGAGAAGATGGCCAACCTCAACAACATCATCCACCGGCTGGAACGGGCCGCGAACCGGGAGGAGACGCTGGAGTGGGAGTTCTGA